A stretch of DNA from Pan troglodytes isolate AG18354 chromosome 21, NHGRI_mPanTro3-v2.0_pri, whole genome shotgun sequence:
CACTTGGACCAGGTAACGGCGGCGTGGCAGCGTGCCCTAGGTGGGGACTGCCAGGCAGCTGGAGCACACAGAGGCAACGGCCGCATTTAACCCAGGGCTggcgggtggggaggggaagtgcAGGCTGCAACCCCTCCCACTGGCAGGGAGGGATCCCCCCTTCCTCCTGAGGCGGGGCAAACCCAGCACCCCCTGCTCCTACCACGCTTGGAGCTGCAGACAGGGCTAGCTGCgggccaggctggaattcagCTACAGCGGGAGACTGGGGAGACCGGGGCAGCCACACTCCACAGCCGGAATTCATTGGAAGCTTAGAAGGCACTTCCCTGAGGAGAGCCCCAAGGGGTGGAGCGGTCCTGGCTGTGGCTGCTGCCTGTCTGGCCTGGCTTTCGAGGGTGCGGTCTTGCGCTGTCCCCTCCAGGAGTGAGGAGAGACTCTGGTCCTGCCAAGAGGAATAAGGGCTCAGAAGGACAGCCTCAGTTTTCATGGCTCTCCTTGGGCCTCAACCTGCTAACCCCCCAAatctctcccacctcccctcctCTACTTGCTCCCTGCAATTGCTCGGGCCTACCCACCCACACCGCTCAAGACCCCCAGGTTAAGAAGCCACCAGACCTCTAGGCTCTAACCTGGCTCACTCTGCAGGACCAATGTCATCTGCCTTGACTCCTGTAATCAAGGGTAGGAAAGCCCACACAGCAACAGGCCACTTCTCatgggagaaagggaagaatatGGCTTTGGCCCCAGAAAGGCTCAGATTCCCCCAGGCCATCCCCCATCCTGAGGACAAGGTTTTGGGCCCTTTTCTGTTTGCAGGCAGGAGGCTAGAGAGCGCTCCAGGCCAGGAGCCCAGGAAaggctcccccttcccctccctcctcacccccCACCCTGCCTTCCCCAGGGTGGGGAAGCTTCATCTCTACCAATTCCATCAGCCCTAAAATACTCTTCTCCATCCCAAGGCCAGTATAAGTGCAGCCTTTGTGTCACAGCCACGTGTCCCTATGGCCCTGGGCTCCAATGGGCATGATGCCagactcacagagtggaacctggGTGGTCCCATGGGTTCCATGCAGGCTTCGTTGAGCACCTTGCAGCCTAAATATTTAGCCTACAATTTGCAGCCAAGTCTCCTCCTTACCTAATGCTTCCTCTTCCTGACCCCACAGGGGCAGGATATAGAGCAGCCCCACCCTCCCACTCACTCTAAGCCCCTGCTCACTTCATTTTACTCAACCTGAGTGCTTGGACCCTGTGCCACCTTGACCCTTCTCCCTCCTGTGGCTGGTCGACCTGCCTGCCCTACTCCCAGGTCATCCCCAGAGCACACCACCATTCTGAGGGGAGGCGTGCGCAGGTGCCTGCAGCAACAGTGTGAACAGACTGTGCGGATCCTGCATGCCAAGGTGGCCCAGAAATCATACGGAAATGAGAAGCGGTAGGTGCCTCCGCATCCCCTCCCAGGTCTCTGCAACTGTCAGCCCTATGCACCTCCTCCATCCACCCATTGGGCCTCTTTTAGATGCAGAGCAGGCCTCAGGGCTGAGATCTCAGCTATTGGTCGACCAGGGCCTTGACCCTCAGCCACCATTAGCCCCCACTTTGGTCTATAGTTCTACAGCAGGAGATTCCCTGTGAATCTCCTgtctccattcattcactcattctcccattgattcacttattcattcattcaacaactactTACTGAGTGTTTGTCATGTATGCACCAGGCTCTGTGGGTACTGCTGGGCACTGGGCATACAGCTGAACAAGACAGAAACAGCCCCTGCTCTGTAGCCCACACTCTCACTCAAGTGTGGAAGAGACAGACAGTAAACTCCccacaagtcaggaaacaagataCTTGCAGATTATGATGAGCACTAGAAGGAAAACTGAATGAGGCCATTTGACGGAAACTGAAGGCAGGGGGGACATTAGCTAGAAAGGTCAAGGAGGTTGAGAGACCGTTTGGGAGGTAACATTGGAACTGAAACTTGAATGCTGAAATGGAGCCAGACAGGAGAATATCTGGGGAAAGCGTGCTACAATTAGAAGGAACAGaagggccgggcgcgatggctcacacctgtaatcccagcactttgggaggccgaggcgggcggatcacctgaggtcaggagttcgagaccagcctggccaatacagtgaaaccccctctctaccaaaaaatacaaaattagctgggcatggtggcaggcacctgtaatcccagctgctcaggaggctgaggcaggataattggttgaacccgggaggcggaggttgcagtgagccgagatcatgccactgcactccagcctggcgacagagcaagactcagtctcaaaaaaaaaaaaaaaaagggcaacagAAAATGGGAAGACCTTGAGGCTGTACCAATTAGGCCTGTTCGAGGTACAAAAGAAATGACAGTGGCTGAAATCAGAGGGAGGAGTTGTAGGAAACAAGTCAGAGAGGTAAGCAGGGGTCAGATCTCAGGAGGACTTTGAATTTTAAACCAGTGGAGGATTTTAAGGAGTTAACATGATTTGACTCGTGTTTTTAACAAAACACTCTGGccagcctggtggctcatgcctgtaatcccagcacttcggcagacccaggtgggcagattgcttgagcccagaagttccagacctgcatgggcaacatgacaaaaccatgtctgtacaaaaaatacaaaaattagatgggtgtggtggcttgtgtctgtagtctcacctactcaggagaccgaggtgggaggatcagttggggaggcagaggttgcagtgagcccagacagCCGAGATCAAgttactgcattccagcctgggcaatagagcaagaccctgccccaaaaaaaagaaaagaaaaagaaagaaacaggaaggaaggaatgaaagaaaaaaagaaagaaagaaagagaggaaggaaggaaggagcactctggctgctgtgcgAAATGGGGAGGAGATAGAAACAGAATTCTGGAAATAGACTAGTTTGAAGGCTGATGCTGTGGTCCAGGCAAAAAGTAATGGCAGCTGGGATGAAGGGTGAGGTGGTAAGAAGCCagtggattctggatatattaTATTTTGAAGGTGGAGTGGACAGGACCTTCTGATGAGTTGAATGAGGGGTGTAAAAACAATAAGGTTTGGCTATGAATGGGGTTTACAATCGTGAAAAAGCGTTGGGGGGAGCGGGAGGAGGAAACGAAGGTTCTGCTGGGTTTATGCTACTACCTTGCCGTGCTTACAGGAGAGCCAAGTGGAGATGGATACACGAATCCAACACTCACTTATCTCCGCAGGTTCTTCTGCCCCCCGCCCTGTGTCTACCTCTCGGGGCCTGGCTGGAGGGTGAAGCCAGGGCAGGATCAAGGTGAGGGCGGACTCAAGGGCTGTCGGCCGCCTGCTCTGTAGGGAGGACCACGAGATTGGGCCCGAGAGGGGGCGGTTCGCAGGCGCAGTCTCCCCGCGCCCTCTGGCGGCGAGCGCTAAGCTTGCCTGGCACCTGCGTCCTCCCGAGTCCTTGCAGAGCCAGTTCGCGTCCCTTTCCAGCTCACCAGGCGGGGGAAACGGGGCCCACGGTCTGCGGTTACATGGGACTGGACAGCGCGTCCGGCAGCGCCGCTGAGACGCAGAAGCTGAATTTCGAGCAGCAGCCGGACTCCAGGGTGAGAGCGCACGGGAAGGGGTCCGATTCCTGCTCCTATCCCTGCCTCTCCTGGGAAAGGAGGGCTCCTTTACTCCCCTCCGAAAGCCAAGAGATAGGTGGGGAGACCGGGAGGCCGGGGTCCTGCCTTAAGGCCGAGCCTGAGAGCCTGGATGGTGGAGCTTCTGGTCACCTCCGACGGGGCGGACGTCCGATATCTGGGAGAGGTTGGTTCATCCGACGGGGGAGGGCTGGGATGAGATGGCCCTGTACCTGTGAGCCCCCTAGGAATTCGGCTGCGCCAAGACCCTGTACATCTCAGATGCAGACAAGAGGAAGCACTTTCGGCTGGTGCTGCGGCTGGTGCTGCGCGGGGGCCGGGAGCTGGGTACCTTCCACAGCCGCCTTATCAAGGTCATCTCGAAGCCCTCGCAGAAGAAGCAGTCGCTGAAAAACACCGATCGTGAGCAGGGCGGGGCCTGACCGCGGGCCCGGGCGGGGAGGTGCAACCAAGCCCAGAACGGCTAAATTGGGGCGCGGAGGTGGGGATAGGCTGGGCTATAGGGGTCAGAGTGGAAAAGGTGGAGTCGGAGCCGAGAGGGGAAGGAGTCTGGAGAAGTGGGTGCGGCCCAGGCCTGGGGATGAGAAGAGTTGAAGGATGAAAAGCAGAGAGGAAAGGGACAGATACCAAACTCCAGGTTGGGAGTTGGGGTCCCAGAGCAGACAAAAGTTGAACTAGGCAGGGGTTGAACTAGGGACAGACTAAAAGTGACataggcggggcacggtggctcatgcctgtaatcccaacaattggggaggccaaggtgggcggatcagttgatcccagaagttcaagactagctagggcaacatggcgaaatcttgtctctaccaaaaaaagaaaaaagaaaaattagcctggcatggtggcctgcacctgttgtcccagctacttgggaggctgagatcagaagatcacttgaacccaagaggtcgaggctgcagtgagctgtgatagcaccacggcagtccagcctgggtgacagggtgagatgctatctcaaaaaacaaaaaaaagttttacttttgtttgttgAACTGAAAGATGTCCAGACAGCAAAGGAGCAGGCAAAGGTTCCAAAGCAGGACTGCAGCAGGTCCTGGAAAAACAGCTGTGAACTGGGAATGCCCAGTGTATCTAGGCCTGTGGGCACATTAGCCAGGCCGGCACAGGGGCAGAAGATTGGAAACTGTCTGGAAAGTCCAAGGGACCAAGCCAGGACAGGGCACTGATAGCACCAACTAACCTTAACCCTCACCCTGACCCCctccctcaccctaaccctcaccctaatCCTAATCCTTACCCTCACCCTCACTCTAACCCTCACCCTAAtcctaaccctcaccctcaccctaaccccaaccctaaccctcaccctaacccctaatcctaaccctaaccctatcccctcaccctaaccctgaccctcaccctcaccctaaccctgaccctcaccctcacAGTGTGCATATCCTCCGGCTCAAAGGTCTCCCTCTTCAACCGCCTGCGCTCTCAGACGGTCTCCACACGCTACCTCTCTGTGGAGGATGGGGCCTTTGTGGCCAGTGCACGACAGTGGGCTGCCTTCACGCTCCACCTGGGTAATAACATCTGCAGGCCCTGGGGCTGGGCACTTCACATGCATTAGCTTATTTAACCTCCACCACAACTATTTAAGGAAGGTAAACTCTGCCCCATGTGATTAAGGCTCAGAAACACAAAAAGACTTGACTACAGTCCCAGTGAGCTGGTGACTGTTCCAAGCTATTCTGACTCCCTTATCCATGCCCTTTCCCCTTATATCAACTAAGCTGcctgcccccaacccctgcccccaGGGCAGACATTTGTGAGGATGGCCTCAAATGGCCTCTCCAGAATTAGAACCTTCAGTCGGCTCCCCTGAGTACCAACCCTTCCCGCAGGGCCCATGTGTGATGTGAGGAAGAGCCAGAGGCAACAAGGCAGGGTTTAAGGCAGAAGCTTGGGGGCCACTGAAAACCTTGTCCCTTGCTTTTTTTGACCCCCAGCTGATGGGCACTCTGCCCAAGGAGACTTCCCACCACGAGAGGGCTACGTTCGCTATGGCTCCCTGGTGCAGCTCGTCTGCACGGTCACCGGCATCACACTACCTCCCATGGTATAGGAAGGGAGGGCATGCCTGGAGGGGTCCCCTCAGATCCATGCAGAGAATGTGGCACACATGGGCAGGGCTGGAGAGTGAGGCCCCAAGGCATGGAGACACCTGTTCTCACCCAGTGTCGTGCAGGACCAGACAGAAGTCAAAGGGCAAGGGGAATCTGCTAGTGCCTGTGTGGCTATTGGAGTAGCAGACAGCCGGCTAGGAGGGCAGCCTCTGGACGCCCGGGCTCCTTGCCACCACTGTTCTTACCATCCTTCCATTGCAGATCATCCGTAAAGTAGCAAAACAGTGTGCGCTCCTTGATGTGGATGAGCCCATCTCCCAGCTGCACAAGTGTGCATTCCAGTTTCCAGGCAGTCCCCCAGGAGGGGGTGGCACCTACTTATGCCTTGCCACAGAGAAGGTGGTGCAATTTCAGGTAAGAAGCAGAGAATACCAGCACCAAGTGTCCTGGAAAGGGAGAATGCAGAGAACCACAGAATGTAAGATCATCACCCTCACCATGGTTGCTACTTCCTGAGCAGCCTCCCATGGAACATTAAAATCATAGACTCCCAGGACAGAATCATAGGATGTAGAAAAATAGTAATAAGTAATAGTATGAAGCAATATTCCTTCCCAAAGAATTTTAGAGTCATAAAATATTGGGatatagccaggtgcggtggctcatgcctgtaatcccagcactttgggaggctgaggtgggcagaacacctgaggtcaggagttcgagactagactggccaacatggtgaaatcccatctctactaaaaatacaaaaattagctgggcatggcagtgggcgcctgtaatctcagctactcaggaggctgaggcaggagaatcgcttgaacctgagaggtggaggttgcagtgagccaggatcacaccaatgcactccagcctgggtgacaagagcgagactccatctcaaaaaaagtaagtaaataaattggGATATAAAATTGTAGGATGTAAATAAAAATCATGATAGGTAATAGAGAGCAGAGAATTAATGAGCAAAGACTATTCGAAGCACAGATAAAGACACAGAATGTGAGAAATTATAGAAtgtggaaaataataattatcattaagCAGTAGTACTCCCAAAAGAATATTATCATAGAATGTTAGGAGATAGAATTATAATATGTGGAAAATAGCAAGTATTATTCCTTCCCCAAGAATATTCCTTcccaaagaatattaaaattgtaGATTATTAGAGCATAGAATTgcacaatgttaaaaaaaaattctggaatccCAAGAAAAAAACCCCTTAGAAATCAGCTATCCCAGGCCAGgccaatggctcacgcctgtagtcccaacactttgggaggctgaggcaggaggatcacgaggccaggagtttgagaccagcctggccaacatggtgaaaccctgtctctactaaaaatacaaaaaaattatttgggcttggtggccggcacctgtaatcccagctacccgggcgcctgaggcaggagaatcatttgaacccgggaggcagaggttgcagtgagccaagatcaggccattgcactccagcctgggcgacagagcgagattcagtctcaaaaaaacaaaaaaggaagaaaggaaggaaggaagaagagagagagagagagagaaagagaaagaaaagaaagagagaaagaaaagaaaaagagaaagggaaagaaagaaaaggaaggaaagaaagaaaaagaaagagaaagaaaaagagaaggaaagaaaaagaaaaggaaggaaggaaggaaaataaagaaacaaagaaagaaagaaagaaagaaggaaggaagaagaaagaataaatcagCTAGCTCAGCAAGCTTTCTTAACGCTAAGTGAGAGAACTTAAGGGCACTGTCCAAGCTGAGGGGACAAGTGAACCCCAGAGCCTAGGATTAGTATCCAGTTCGGTCTAATGTAGAAGCCCACGCGCCATGCTGGCTCCCTACGCTGGTGGCCACCATGAGAAGCTTCGGCCTCGTCCCCTTGGGTCTCCTCCCAGGCCTCTCCCTGCCCCAAGGAGGCGAACAGGGCTCTGCTTAACGACAGCTCTTGCTGGACCATCATCGGCACCGAGTCGGTGGAATTTTCCTTCAGCACCAGCCTGGCGTGTACCCTGGAGCCGGTTACTCCGGTGCCTCTCATCAGCACCCTAGAGGTGAAGCCGGGCGCTAGGGGCGTTGGGCAGGGGGACCCTGCCTGCACTGGGCAGTGGGGGTGCTAGTGAGTGGGGGGCAGCGGGTTCCCGCCCTACTTGGCTCTCTCACCTCACCTGGTCCCACCCTCCCCCAGCTGAGCGGCGGGGGCGACGTGGCCACGCTGGAGCTCCACGGAGAGAACTTCCACGCGGGGCTCAAGGTGTGGTTTGGGGACGTGGAGGCAGAAACCATGTACAGGTACGGGGTGGTGAGGCAGCCTCCCTTGGACCCCGGGGAGCAGGGGAAGGGGGTGCACGCGTCGTCGGAGTCGCCGCAGCCCTCACCCTGGTGCTCCACCCCCAGGAGCCCGCGGTCCCTGGTGTGCGTGGTGCCGGACGTGGCGGCCTTCTGCAGCGACTGGCGCTGGCTGCGCGCTCCCATCACAATCCCCATGAGCCTGGTGCGCGCCGACGGGCTCTTCTACCCTAGTGCCTTCTCCTTCACCTACACCCCGGAATACAGCGCGCGGCCGGGTCACCCCGGCGTCCCCGAGCCCGCCACCGACGCCGACGCGCTCCTGGAGAGCATCCATCAGGAGTTCACGCGCACCAACTTCCACCTCTTCATCCAGACTTAGGCGCGCCCGGTAGCCCCGGCTGCCCACCGCGGAAGGCTGCGCCTGCGCCAGGCGCGGGGACGTGTTTCTGGGTTCTAGGCCCTGCTTCCTTGCCCCTTTGCTGCAGAAGGGCAGCTGAAGGCTCACCCTAGAAACCGGGCCTGGTGGGTCTTACCCGGCTCACTCCCTCCCTTGTCCTTACACATACAGGAAGACAAGACCTGAGTGGTGCTGTCTTTGTGTCCATCGTGTATGGCTCTCCCTGTCTTCATttcttctcactctgtctctaaacctctctctctctcccttccccctcagTACTTAGTCTA
This window harbors:
- the RBPJL gene encoding recombining binding protein suppressor of hairless-like protein isoform X2 — translated: MDPAGAADPSVPPNPLTHLSLQDRSEMQLQSEADRRSLPGTWTRSSPEHTTILRGGVRRCLQQQCEQTVRILHAKVAQKSYGNEKRFFCPPPCVYLSGPGWRVKPGQDQAHQAGETGPTVCGYMGLDSASGSAAETQKLNFEQQPDSREFGCAKTLYISDADKRKHFRLVLRLVLRGGRELGTFHSRLIKVISKPSQKKQSLKNTDLCISSGSKVSLFNRLRSQTVSTRYLSVEDGAFVASARQWAAFTLHLADGHSAQGDFPPREGYVRYGSLVQLVCTVTGITLPPMIIRKVAKQCALLDVDEPISQLHKCAFQFPGSPPGGGGTYLCLATEKVVQFQASPCPKEANRALLNDSSCWTIIGTESVEFSFSTSLACTLEPVTPVPLISTLELSGGGDVATLELHGENFHAGLKVWFGDVEAETMYRYGVEPAVPGVRGAGRGGLLQRLALAARSHHNPHEPGARRRALLP
- the RBPJL gene encoding recombining binding protein suppressor of hairless-like protein isoform X1 — protein: MDPAGAADPSVPPNPLTHLSLQDRSEMQLQSEADRRSLPGTWTRSSPEHTTILRGGVRRCLQQQCEQTVRILHAKVAQKSYGNEKRFFCPPPCVYLSGPGWRVKPGQDQAHQAGETGPTVCGYMGLDSASGSAAETQKLNFEQQPDSREFGCAKTLYISDADKRKHFRLVLRLVLRGGRELGTFHSRLIKVISKPSQKKQSLKNTDLCISSGSKVSLFNRLRSQTVSTRYLSVEDGAFVASARQWAAFTLHLADGHSAQGDFPPREGYVRYGSLVQLVCTVTGITLPPMIIRKVAKQCALLDVDEPISQLHKCAFQFPGSPPGGGGTYLCLATEKVVQFQASPCPKEANRALLNDSSCWTIIGTESVEFSFSTSLACTLEPVTPVPLISTLELSGGGDVATLELHGENFHAGLKVWFGDVEAETMYRSPRSLVCVVPDVAAFCSDWRWLRAPITIPMSLVRADGLFYPSAFSFTYTPEYSARPGHPGVPEPATDADALLESIHQEFTRTNFHLFIQT